A window of the Synchiropus splendidus isolate RoL2022-P1 chromosome 6, RoL_Sspl_1.0, whole genome shotgun sequence genome harbors these coding sequences:
- the si:dkey-202e22.2 gene encoding netrin-4 yields MKESNMHRESGSQMLVVLSSVFLFLTHGRAASRCANNACSPSLQNLARGRTLTTLPGSCRNSSHLCPEEPHPPALMTDDHFLQSWWESGAGATTNGNQVEIRLDLETQFCLSHVVLVFRSPRPAVMTVERSRDFGKSWEFLKLFAHNCTVAFGLPDDMNHPGSPCTSRYSSATPCSGGEVIVRTLDPGSLSKVDPYSSEGISRLVLTNLRIRLLKPQTCPDVPQTPTVSAPSSAAATQNSSAAPFAIYTLLAQGTCLCHGHAEECVPHDSAGDSRHDRNRVWGKCLCTHHTAGDHCERCAALFNDRPWRPANGTSGETNACQKCECNGHADRCHFSQRVWLSTGGTSGGVCDGCRHNTVGRRCQRCRPGYHRQPSQPIHSPNTCKRCWCDPNGSLPPEPHQDGPWCHPRSGQCSCKPGVGGFSCTRCLPGHWGFGVDGCKRCTCPDVCDAATGQCQDSYLNNQIFNVPFGGKIPDIEAQTFIMEEDAQWSKELAVSALHYTGKCSCKEKKLRSVSDLCKSKHGYVIKASVLSAHDKGSYAEVKVKVRKVLRAGLGTLYLGTVSVYPLSWTSRGCTCPILNPGMDYLLAGPQEEGSGRLLVTMQSVVVPWTPRLGLLLTEVLRDGCL; encoded by the exons ATGAAAGAGTCCAACATGCATCGGGAAAGTGGCTCACAAATGCTGGTGGTGCTCAGCTCTGTGTTTCTGTTCCTGACACATGGTCGAGCCG CTTCCAGATGCGCAAACAACGCATGTAGTCCGTCACTTCAGAACCTGGCCAGAGGCAGGACTCTCACAACGCTTCCAGGGAGCTGCAGAAACAGCTCCCACCTCTGCCCTGAGGAGCCTCACCCACCCGCTCTCATGACCGACGATCATTTTCTGCAGAGTTGGTGGGAATCAGGTGCAGGAGCCACAACAAATGGAAATCAGGTTGAGATCCGTTTGGACCTGGAAACACAGTTTTGCTTGTCTCATGTGGTTTTGGTGTTCAGATCCCCCCGTCCAGCCGTCATGACTGTTGAACGGTCCAGGGACTTTGGGAAGTCCTGGGAGTTTCTAAAGCTTTTTGCACACAACTGCACTGTGGCGTTTGGTTTGCCCGATGACATGAATCATCCAGGGTCTCCCTGTACGTCCCGTTACTCCAGTGCGACCCCCTGCAGCGGTGGTGAG GTGATCGTACGCACACTTGACCCCGGCAGCCTCAGTAAAGTGGACCCCTATAGTTCAGAAGGCATCTCTCGCCTGGTCCTCACTAACCTTCGTATCCGACTGCTGAAGCCTCAGACATGTCCTGACGTCCCGCAGACACCCACGGTCTCAGCTCCATCCTCCGCAGCGGCTACCCAAAACTCCAGCGCCGCACCGTTCgccatttacactttactgGCCCAGGGGACCTGCCTGTGTCACGGACATGCCGAGGAGTGCGTTCCACATGACAGCGCCGGAGACTCCAGGCACGATCGTAACCGG gtgtGGGGCAAGTGTCTGTGCACTCACCACACAGCTGGGGACCACTGTGAGAGGTGCGCTGCCCTTTTCAACGACCGCCCTTGGAGACCTGCCAATGGCACCAGTGGGGAAACAAACGCATGTCAGA AGTGCGAGTGCAATGGTCATGCGGACCGATGTCACTTCTCCCAGCGGGTGTGGTTGTCGACGGGTGGCACCAGTGGTGGAGTCTGTGATGGCTGTCGGCACAACACTGTTGGGAGAAGGTGCCAGCGCTGCCGCCCCGGGTACCATCGACAACCGTCTCAGCCCATCCACTCACCCAACACCTGCAAAC GCTGCTGGTGCGATCCAAACGGCTCGCTCCCTCCAGAACCGCATCAAGACGGACCATGGTGCCACCCTCGGAGCGGCCAGTGCAGCTGTAAACCTGGTGTTGGGGGGTTCAGCTGCACTCGTTGCCTGCCCGGACACTGGGGTTTTGGAGTGGACGGATGTAAACGCTGTACATGCCCAGATGTCTGTGACGCAGCCACTGGTCAGTGTCAAGACAG CTACTTGAACAATCAGATATTTAACGTACCGTTTGGTGGGAAAATCCCAGACATAGAAGCTCAGACATTTATCATGGAAGAAGACGCCCAGTGGTCAAAAGAGCTCGCTGTCTCTGCTTTGCATTACACTG GAAAGTGCAGCTGTAAAGAGAAAAAGCTGCGCAGCGTGTCAGACCTCTGCAAGAGCAAGCACGGCTATG TGATCAAGGCAAGTGTGCTGTCGGCTCATGACAAGGGCAGTTACGCGGAGGTGAAGGTCAAAGTGCGGAAAGTCCTGCGTGCAGGCCTGGGGACGCTGTACCTGGGGACAGTCAGTGTCTACCCGCTGTCCTGGACCAGCCGCGGGTGCACCTGCCCGATTCTTAACCCAG GGATGGATTACCTGCTCGCAGGACCACAGGAGGAGGGGAGCGGGCGGTTGCTGGTCACCATGCAGAGTGTGGTCGTCCCCTGGACGCCCAGGCTGGGCTTACTGCTCACTGAGGTCCTCAGAGATGGATGTCTGTGA